A single region of the uncultured Draconibacterium sp. genome encodes:
- the ftsA gene encoding cell division protein FtsA, translated as MASRTNLSVVIDMGTSKMVALAGQATAEGKMEILGTAQVPSKGIKRGMIFNLADATESITAVLEQLDAQLEDEITVVDVAYAGKRMRTIDYKASRFTGEGGVVTSLDIDELYNEAKNLKIKNDYRILKVIPTSFIIDEETEELKPVGATGKKIEARYKLVIMPDQEYQILNRVLASVGVELGEVFHSSLALAEAALSKPEKEMGGVVLDIGAGTTNLAIYYENALVHTAVIPFAGEVITNDLKVGCSTFLEKAELLKVRYGQALGDQIKTEDTVTIAKNNGWEPKEITIRSLAYIIQARLEEIVDCVVAEIERSGVADRLGTGIVLSGGTSNLGHIITLVKFHTGLDARRAHPVILPANRREEAKNPALLTALGALKLSIAQNVGEERTLPEPKVHRSGRGLMTNVKGALQSAINFFGDDNEDLEFN; from the coding sequence ATGGCTTCAAGAACAAATCTTTCAGTTGTTATCGACATGGGAACCTCAAAAATGGTTGCGCTTGCAGGACAGGCAACAGCCGAGGGGAAAATGGAAATTCTGGGGACAGCCCAGGTGCCGTCGAAAGGCATTAAACGAGGTATGATTTTTAATCTTGCTGATGCAACCGAGTCCATCACGGCAGTGCTGGAACAGTTGGATGCGCAGCTCGAAGACGAAATCACGGTTGTTGATGTGGCGTACGCCGGAAAACGTATGCGAACCATCGACTATAAGGCTTCGCGTTTTACGGGCGAAGGTGGCGTGGTAACCAGTCTCGATATTGACGAGCTGTACAATGAAGCGAAAAACCTGAAGATTAAAAATGATTACCGTATTCTGAAAGTTATTCCAACTTCTTTTATCATCGATGAGGAAACGGAGGAGTTGAAACCTGTTGGAGCCACAGGGAAAAAGATTGAAGCCCGTTACAAGCTGGTGATTATGCCTGATCAGGAATACCAGATACTGAACCGCGTTTTGGCAAGTGTTGGTGTTGAACTGGGCGAAGTTTTCCACTCGTCGCTGGCACTGGCAGAGGCCGCGCTCTCAAAACCTGAAAAGGAAATGGGTGGTGTGGTGCTCGATATTGGTGCCGGTACTACAAATCTGGCCATATACTACGAAAATGCATTGGTGCACACGGCTGTTATTCCGTTTGCCGGTGAAGTTATTACCAACGACTTAAAAGTTGGCTGTTCTACATTTCTTGAAAAGGCGGAGTTGCTAAAAGTGCGTTACGGACAGGCTTTGGGCGATCAGATTAAAACCGAAGATACCGTTACCATAGCCAAAAATAATGGCTGGGAACCCAAAGAAATCACTATCCGAAGTCTGGCTTACATTATACAGGCGCGTTTGGAAGAGATTGTGGATTGTGTAGTTGCCGAGATCGAAAGATCGGGAGTTGCCGATCGTTTGGGAACCGGAATTGTTTTGTCCGGCGGAACCTCAAATCTGGGGCACATTATTACGCTGGTGAAATTTCATACCGGTTTAGATGCACGCAGGGCACATCCCGTAATTCTTCCTGCAAATCGTCGAGAGGAAGCAAAAAATCCGGCATTGCTAACTGCATTGGGAGCCTTAAAACTTTCCATAGCACAAAATGTTGGAGAAGAAAGAACATTGCCCGAGCCAAAAGTACACCGGAGCGGACGTGGTTTAATGACCAACGTAAAAGGAGCTTTACAAAGTGCGATCAACTTTTTTGGCGACGACAACGAAGATCTTGAATTCAATTAA
- the murC gene encoding UDP-N-acetylmuramate--L-alanine ligase — protein sequence MDNIQKIKNVYFLGIGGIGMSALARYFKFSGRNVAGYDRTPTALTDALQKEGIDVHFDDDIRNIPSKWNPAETIAVYTPALPDEHKELNWFKSQPIGLFKRAKVLGMICNERKGIGVSGTHGKTTTSTIVTNILSKTEQGCGAFLGGISKNFRSNLVLPENDSPWIVAEADEFDRSFLHLKPQLALVTSVDADHLDIYGEKEKIVESFEKFISQIRPDGSLVLKEGVELDTSKTEAKVYSYSLKGKTDFAALNLQLNSETGFYSFDLKTPDGIIANCKMNYPGLVNVENTVGASALAWLAGASANAIKAGIEDYEGVARRFDIRYRSENRIYIDDYAHHPAELEAFITSVKALFPDKKVTGIFQPHLFSRTKDFAPEFAQSLDLLDKAILIPLYPAREEPIPGVSSAIIYKEMKLENRMLAERDEVLKILKSDPNEIVLTMGAGDIDRMVESIIELLESKEK from the coding sequence ATGGACAACATTCAGAAAATAAAGAATGTATATTTCCTTGGGATCGGAGGAATAGGGATGAGTGCGCTGGCCCGTTATTTTAAATTTTCGGGGCGCAATGTGGCAGGATACGATCGTACGCCAACAGCATTGACGGACGCTCTTCAGAAAGAGGGAATCGATGTGCATTTTGATGATGATATCCGGAATATTCCGTCGAAATGGAATCCGGCGGAAACCATTGCTGTTTATACTCCGGCCTTGCCCGACGAGCATAAGGAGCTGAACTGGTTTAAAAGCCAGCCAATTGGTTTGTTTAAGCGGGCGAAAGTGCTCGGGATGATTTGCAACGAGCGAAAAGGAATTGGTGTTTCCGGTACTCACGGAAAAACCACAACAAGTACTATCGTTACCAATATCCTAAGTAAAACAGAACAAGGATGCGGCGCATTTTTAGGCGGCATTTCAAAGAATTTCAGGAGTAATTTGGTACTTCCTGAAAACGATTCGCCATGGATTGTTGCAGAAGCCGATGAGTTCGATCGTTCGTTTTTGCACCTAAAACCACAATTGGCATTGGTAACTTCTGTTGATGCTGATCATTTGGATATTTATGGTGAAAAGGAAAAGATCGTTGAGTCGTTTGAAAAATTTATTTCGCAGATCCGGCCCGATGGAAGTTTGGTGCTAAAAGAAGGAGTAGAACTGGACACTTCGAAAACCGAAGCAAAAGTTTATTCTTATTCATTAAAAGGTAAAACTGATTTTGCCGCACTAAATCTGCAATTGAATTCAGAAACGGGATTTTATTCCTTCGATTTAAAAACTCCGGACGGAATAATTGCCAACTGCAAAATGAATTATCCGGGGCTGGTGAACGTAGAAAATACTGTTGGAGCCAGTGCTTTGGCCTGGCTGGCCGGAGCTTCGGCAAACGCTATAAAAGCCGGTATTGAAGATTACGAAGGTGTTGCCCGTCGTTTTGATATACGCTACCGTTCGGAGAATCGGATTTACATCGACGATTACGCACATCACCCGGCAGAATTAGAGGCGTTTATAACTTCGGTTAAGGCCTTGTTCCCCGATAAAAAAGTAACAGGAATTTTTCAGCCTCACCTGTTTTCGCGCACCAAAGATTTTGCGCCTGAGTTTGCACAAAGTCTGGATTTGCTGGATAAAGCTATTCTTATTCCGCTTTACCCGGCTCGCGAAGAGCCAATTCCCGGTGTTTCATCAGCAATCATTTACAAAGAAATGAAGCTGGAGAACAGGATGCTGGCCGAGCGTGATGAGGTATTGAAAATACTAAAATCAGACCCGAACGAAATTGTGCTAACAATGGGGGCCGGCGATATCGACCGGATGGTGGAAAGTATAATTGAACTGTTGGAAAGTAAAGAGAAATGA
- the murG gene encoding undecaprenyldiphospho-muramoylpentapeptide beta-N-acetylglucosaminyltransferase — protein sequence MKQKINKAIISGGGTGGHIFPALAIANEIKKRNPDADILFVGAEDRMEMEKVPAAGYKIIGLPVMGFPRKPSMKVFTFFKKLRQSSKLAKKIVADFHPEVAIGVGGYASGPLLRAAAKDKVPCLIQEQNSYAGITNKLLSKKVNSICVAYDKMERFFPAEKLIFTGNPVRENLTEKQNRKEAFEFFKVSEEDKIVLIVGGSLGARSVNQAVLKNMKEIEASGIQVIWQTGAYYYDKIQEELKETKSKNLQIHKFITRMDLAYEVADLVISRAGAGTISELCLVGKASVLVPSPNVSEDHQTKNAMALVEQDAALMVRDDEINEKLFPLAFEVVNDEDRCSALAAKSKELAKPDATKQIVDEVEKLVRQ from the coding sequence ATGAAACAAAAGATAAATAAAGCCATAATTAGCGGAGGTGGTACCGGAGGACATATTTTTCCGGCGCTTGCCATTGCCAACGAAATTAAAAAGCGCAATCCTGACGCTGACATTTTATTTGTTGGTGCCGAAGACCGGATGGAAATGGAGAAAGTGCCGGCCGCCGGTTATAAAATTATTGGCTTGCCTGTGATGGGATTTCCGCGGAAACCCAGCATGAAAGTATTTACGTTCTTTAAAAAGTTGCGCCAAAGTTCGAAGTTGGCTAAAAAGATTGTGGCCGATTTTCACCCGGAAGTAGCTATTGGAGTGGGCGGTTATGCAAGCGGTCCGCTGTTAAGGGCAGCTGCAAAAGATAAGGTGCCTTGTTTAATTCAGGAGCAGAATTCATATGCCGGAATCACCAATAAACTACTAAGCAAAAAAGTTAATTCCATTTGTGTGGCTTACGATAAAATGGAGCGGTTCTTCCCGGCAGAAAAACTGATTTTTACTGGAAATCCTGTTCGTGAAAATTTGACCGAAAAACAAAATAGAAAAGAAGCGTTTGAGTTTTTTAAAGTAAGTGAGGAAGATAAGATTGTATTAATTGTTGGCGGTAGTCTTGGTGCACGTTCGGTAAACCAGGCTGTGCTGAAAAATATGAAGGAAATTGAAGCTTCGGGAATTCAGGTAATCTGGCAGACCGGGGCGTATTATTACGATAAAATTCAGGAAGAACTAAAAGAAACAAAATCGAAAAATCTGCAGATCCACAAGTTTATAACTCGTATGGATCTGGCCTATGAAGTGGCCGATCTGGTGATTTCGAGAGCAGGAGCAGGAACAATTTCGGAGTTGTGTTTGGTAGGAAAAGCATCGGTACTGGTGCCGTCGCCAAATGTTTCGGAAGACCATCAAACAAAAAATGCGATGGCTTTGGTTGAGCAGGATGCGGCATTAATGGTACGCGATGATGAGATTAACGAGAAATTATTTCCACTGGCTTTTGAAGTGGTGAACGATGAAGATCGTTGCAGCGCGTTGGCAGCAAAAAGTAAAGAGTTGGCCAAACCTGATGCTACCAAACAAATAGTTGATGAAGTAGAAAAATTAGTGAGACAATAG
- a CDS encoding FtsW/RodA/SpoVE family cell cycle protein, translating into MQHSILKLFKGDRVLWMVLMLLSVLSLLIVYSSTGALAYRVAQGNTMKYLFRQVVFLGTGIGVILLMVNVLPIKLYSKLAWWALLASIGFLLFSIVMRGTSFVSSSGRTLNFWGATFQPAEMAKISLVLFSAKILGKRQKTKGDLWEAFKKIIFYTAIVCGLIFISDFSTSALLFATIMTMMFCGRIPLKYLFSLVGIGIALVVTIYFTADLLPDSIGRVHTIKGRIERFINPPPPEASQGITQADYAKLAIYSGGIIGKGPGHSDVSNYMAAAYNDFIFAIIVEEYGLLGGIAVIMLFLIFFFRGVVIVRRATRTFPAFMVIGLTLVLVFQAMINIGVSSGALPVTGQPLPWISLGGTSLLFTSLAFGLILSVSHQNQQNKEVEEQPIMIKAPDEDYEIENDAVND; encoded by the coding sequence ATGCAACATTCCATTCTGAAATTATTTAAGGGCGACCGCGTGCTTTGGATGGTGCTGATGCTGTTATCGGTGTTGTCGCTGCTTATTGTGTACAGTTCAACGGGTGCATTGGCCTATCGTGTGGCTCAGGGAAACACCATGAAATACCTTTTCCGTCAGGTAGTATTTCTGGGTACCGGAATTGGGGTAATTCTGCTCATGGTAAACGTGCTGCCCATAAAGTTGTACTCAAAACTGGCGTGGTGGGCTTTGCTGGCAAGTATCGGCTTTTTACTTTTTTCCATTGTGATGCGCGGAACATCATTTGTTTCTTCCAGCGGGCGTACACTTAATTTCTGGGGAGCAACATTTCAACCGGCCGAAATGGCCAAGATTTCACTGGTCTTATTCTCAGCCAAAATTTTAGGGAAACGCCAAAAAACAAAAGGCGATTTGTGGGAAGCATTTAAGAAGATAATATTTTATACGGCTATTGTCTGTGGTTTGATTTTTATATCCGATTTCTCAACCTCGGCATTGCTTTTCGCAACAATTATGACGATGATGTTTTGTGGCCGGATTCCGTTAAAATATTTGTTTTCGCTTGTAGGTATTGGAATTGCTTTGGTGGTAACGATTTACTTTACTGCCGATCTTTTGCCGGATAGTATTGGCCGTGTTCATACCATAAAGGGTCGAATTGAACGGTTTATAAATCCACCGCCACCGGAAGCATCACAGGGAATTACACAGGCCGACTATGCAAAACTGGCCATTTATTCCGGCGGAATTATTGGGAAAGGCCCCGGCCATTCTGATGTAAGTAATTATATGGCCGCTGCATATAACGATTTTATTTTTGCCATAATCGTTGAAGAATATGGTTTGTTGGGAGGTATTGCGGTAATCATGCTTTTCCTGATTTTCTTTTTCAGGGGAGTGGTGATTGTTCGGCGGGCCACCCGAACATTCCCGGCTTTTATGGTTATTGGATTAACGCTGGTTCTGGTATTCCAGGCCATGATAAATATAGGTGTTTCAAGCGGTGCTTTGCCGGTTACCGGTCAGCCACTGCCATGGATTAGCCTGGGAGGAACATCGCTGCTGTTTACTTCGCTGGCTTTTGGATTGATACTTAGTGTTAGTCACCAAAATCAGCAGAATAAAGAAGTTGAGGAGCAACCGATTATGATTAAAGCTCCCGATGAAGATTACGAAATAGAAAACGATGCAGTCAATGACTGA
- the murD gene encoding UDP-N-acetylmuramoyl-L-alanine--D-glutamate ligase: MKGLVAILGGGESGVGAAILAQKKGYDVFVSDLGKIKEKYKDVLSDYKIDFEEGHHSEEKILSAELVVKSPGIPETAPLVKQLKEQGTPVISEIEFGGRFSTAKTICITGSNGKTTTTLLTYHILQKAGLNVGLAGNVGKSFAWQVAEENFDVYVIELSSFQLDGMYDFKADVAVLMNITPDHLDRYGYDMQNYTDSKFRILQNQTADDYFVYCADDEVIQKEINKREIKPVQLPFGLGEAAGPGAGVRDNRIIINFNQNQFSMSILDLSLQGKHNTYNSMAAGIASMVLKIRDEQLRESLSDFTGVEHRLERFLKVHGIEFINDSKATNVNSSWYALESVHKPVIWIAGGVDKGNDYTMLQGLVTNKVKAIVCLGKNNAKLHEAFGDCVADIVDASSMEEAVKAAYYLARNGDTVLLSPACASFDLFENYEDRGNQFKKEVRNL, from the coding sequence TTGAAAGGATTGGTAGCCATATTAGGAGGAGGCGAAAGCGGAGTTGGAGCAGCCATTCTTGCACAAAAAAAGGGATACGATGTGTTTGTATCCGACCTTGGAAAAATCAAGGAAAAGTACAAAGACGTTCTTTCAGATTATAAGATCGATTTTGAAGAAGGCCATCACTCGGAAGAGAAAATTCTGAGCGCCGAACTGGTAGTAAAAAGCCCGGGAATTCCCGAAACTGCACCACTGGTAAAGCAATTAAAAGAGCAGGGCACTCCGGTGATTTCGGAGATTGAATTTGGCGGTCGTTTTTCAACGGCCAAAACCATTTGTATTACCGGAAGCAACGGTAAAACCACTACCACTTTGCTGACTTACCATATTCTGCAAAAAGCAGGATTAAATGTTGGCCTGGCAGGAAATGTGGGAAAAAGCTTTGCCTGGCAGGTGGCCGAAGAAAATTTTGATGTGTATGTAATTGAGCTAAGTAGTTTTCAGCTTGATGGGATGTATGATTTTAAAGCAGATGTAGCAGTGTTGATGAACATCACACCCGATCATCTCGATCGTTACGGCTACGATATGCAAAACTACACCGACTCAAAATTCAGGATACTTCAAAATCAAACAGCAGATGACTACTTCGTGTATTGTGCCGACGACGAAGTAATTCAAAAAGAAATAAATAAAAGAGAGATAAAACCTGTTCAACTTCCTTTTGGGTTGGGAGAGGCTGCCGGGCCTGGAGCAGGTGTGAGAGACAATCGGATAATTATCAACTTTAATCAAAATCAATTCAGCATGTCGATACTGGATTTATCACTACAGGGGAAACACAATACCTACAACAGCATGGCCGCAGGCATTGCAAGCATGGTATTAAAAATCAGGGATGAACAATTGAGGGAAAGCCTTTCGGATTTTACAGGTGTTGAGCACCGTTTGGAGCGCTTTCTTAAGGTTCATGGCATCGAGTTTATCAACGACTCGAAAGCGACGAACGTAAATTCATCGTGGTATGCGTTGGAAAGTGTACACAAACCGGTGATCTGGATTGCCGGAGGAGTGGACAAAGGCAATGATTACACCATGCTGCAGGGGCTTGTAACCAACAAGGTAAAAGCTATTGTTTGTTTGGGTAAAAACAATGCCAAGTTGCATGAAGCTTTTGGCGATTGTGTGGCAGATATTGTGGATGCATCAAGCATGGAAGAGGCTGTAAAAGCTGCCTACTACCTGGCCCGAAATGGCGATACAGTGCTGTTGTCACCGGCGTGTGCAAGTTTTGATCTATTTGAGAATTACGAAGACAGAGGAAATCAATTTAAAAAAGAAGTAAGGAATTTGTAA
- the mraY gene encoding phospho-N-acetylmuramoyl-pentapeptide-transferase, whose amino-acid sequence MFYWLYELLAGYDIPGIGMLPGITFRSAAAIILSLFITTIFGKKLIRILQRKQIGDEVRDLGLEGQMQKQGTPTMGGIIILMAIIIPTLLFARLDNVYILLMLITTAFLGMIGFIDDYIKVFKKNKEGLAGKFKILGQVSLGLIVAATLFISEDVKVREHVSDENGEFLTEVVVDPVTGESTKQFVMEDVKSTKTTIPFIKKNEFDYAWLVAFAGNAAGWLKWLVYAVAIILIITAVSNAANLTDGIDGLATGTSAISGATFGILAYVSGNIIYADYLNIMYIPNIGELTVFIAAFIGATVGFLWYNSFPAQVFMGDTGSLALGGILAVFAVIIRKEILIPLLCGIFLIENLSVVIQVFWFKYTKRKYGEGRRVFLMSPIHHHFQKKGFPEPKIVTRFWIVGIILAVITIATLKMR is encoded by the coding sequence ATGTTTTATTGGCTATACGAACTTTTAGCAGGATACGATATTCCCGGAATTGGAATGCTCCCGGGTATTACATTTCGCTCGGCAGCAGCAATTATCCTTTCGTTGTTTATTACAACGATTTTCGGGAAAAAGCTGATCCGCATTTTGCAGCGTAAGCAAATTGGCGACGAGGTACGCGACCTTGGCCTTGAAGGACAAATGCAAAAGCAGGGAACGCCAACAATGGGCGGAATTATCATTCTGATGGCCATTATTATCCCGACGCTGCTTTTTGCCCGCCTCGACAATGTTTATATCCTTTTAATGCTCATTACCACCGCATTTTTAGGGATGATCGGTTTTATCGATGATTATATAAAAGTATTCAAGAAGAATAAAGAAGGGCTGGCCGGTAAATTTAAAATACTGGGGCAGGTAAGTTTGGGGCTTATTGTGGCTGCCACGCTTTTTATCAGCGAAGATGTAAAGGTTCGTGAGCATGTAAGCGACGAAAATGGAGAATTTCTGACGGAAGTAGTTGTTGATCCCGTTACAGGCGAGAGCACAAAGCAGTTTGTAATGGAAGATGTAAAATCGACCAAAACCACCATTCCGTTTATTAAGAAGAATGAATTTGATTATGCCTGGCTGGTGGCCTTTGCAGGTAATGCCGCAGGTTGGTTGAAGTGGCTGGTTTATGCTGTTGCCATAATTCTGATCATTACAGCCGTTTCGAATGCAGCAAACCTTACCGACGGAATTGACGGACTGGCAACCGGAACTTCAGCTATTAGCGGTGCGACATTTGGGATTTTGGCTTATGTGAGTGGTAACATAATTTATGCCGATTACCTCAATATCATGTACATCCCGAATATTGGTGAACTGACAGTATTTATTGCAGCTTTCATCGGGGCTACTGTTGGATTTCTGTGGTACAACTCTTTTCCTGCACAGGTTTTTATGGGCGACACAGGAAGTTTGGCCCTGGGAGGAATATTGGCTGTTTTTGCCGTGATCATCCGCAAAGAAATTTTGATCCCACTGTTGTGTGGAATCTTCCTGATCGAAAACCTGTCGGTGGTTATTCAGGTGTTTTGGTTTAAATACACCAAACGCAAATATGGCGAAGGACGCAGAGTATTTCTGATGAGTCCGATTCACCACCATTTTCAGAAAAAAGGTTTCCCGGAACCAAAAATTGTAACACGCTTTTGGATTGTCGGAATTATTCTGGCAGTAATAACAATTGCAACATTAAAAATGAGATAG
- a CDS encoding UDP-N-acetylmuramoyl-L-alanyl-D-glutamate--2,6-diaminopimelate ligase, with the protein MKLAELLEHIGIVDCIGETDKEVAGIQFDSRKITEDNLFVAQKGVSVDGHRFIDTAIEKGATTIVCEDLPEATKPGVTYVQVEDSNKVLGEIAAAFYGSPSSKMKVVGVTGTNGKTSIASLLHKLFRMQGYNVGLLSTISYKINEKEEVASHTTPDSLKIQKLMAEMVEAGCEYCFMEVSSHAIHQQRIAGIEFAGGIFTNITHDHLDYHKTFAEYIKAKKAFFDGLPKDAFALVNADDKNGLVMLQNTKARKLTYSNRTMADYRCKVIESHFDGMLLSMDGQEIWTRFVGLFNASNLLAVYATAVELEQDKNEVLTIISNLQSVQGRFETIRSEDGKYAIVDYAHTPDALKNVLEAISEIRTRNEQVITVVGAGGDRDKTKRPEMTQEALAASDKVILTSDNPRSEDPEAIIKDMEAGVEPQYKNKVVSIVSRRDAIKTAVMLAQPGDIILIAGKGHEDYQEVNGVKHHFDDREEVRNCFGLKN; encoded by the coding sequence ATGAAGCTAGCGGAGTTATTGGAACATATAGGAATTGTTGATTGTATTGGTGAAACCGATAAGGAGGTTGCAGGCATTCAATTCGACTCTAGGAAAATCACCGAAGATAATTTGTTTGTGGCGCAAAAAGGCGTTTCTGTTGACGGGCATCGTTTTATTGATACTGCAATAGAGAAGGGCGCAACAACAATTGTATGTGAAGATCTTCCTGAAGCAACAAAACCAGGTGTTACTTATGTGCAGGTTGAAGACTCCAATAAGGTTTTGGGTGAAATTGCAGCTGCGTTTTATGGTTCGCCATCATCAAAAATGAAAGTAGTTGGCGTTACCGGAACAAATGGAAAAACCAGTATTGCCAGCTTGTTGCACAAACTTTTCAGAATGCAGGGCTACAATGTTGGTTTGCTTTCTACAATTTCATACAAAATAAACGAGAAAGAGGAAGTTGCCTCGCATACCACGCCTGATTCATTGAAGATTCAGAAGTTAATGGCTGAGATGGTGGAAGCCGGTTGCGAGTACTGTTTTATGGAAGTGAGTTCGCATGCTATTCATCAGCAGCGCATTGCGGGTATCGAGTTTGCAGGCGGAATTTTTACCAATATTACCCACGATCACCTCGATTACCACAAAACTTTCGCTGAATATATAAAAGCTAAAAAAGCCTTTTTCGACGGTTTGCCAAAAGATGCTTTTGCATTGGTTAACGCCGACGATAAAAATGGTTTGGTGATGCTGCAAAATACAAAAGCCCGAAAGCTGACTTATTCCAACCGTACGATGGCTGATTACCGCTGTAAAGTAATTGAAAGTCATTTTGACGGCATGCTGCTAAGTATGGACGGGCAGGAAATCTGGACACGATTCGTTGGTCTTTTTAATGCTTCAAACTTGCTGGCGGTTTATGCCACAGCAGTAGAGTTGGAACAGGATAAAAACGAAGTGTTAACCATTATCAGCAATTTACAATCGGTGCAGGGCCGTTTTGAAACTATCCGCAGTGAAGATGGCAAATATGCCATTGTGGATTATGCACACACGCCCGATGCATTAAAAAATGTGTTGGAAGCAATCTCCGAAATCAGAACAAGAAACGAACAGGTGATAACTGTAGTTGGCGCCGGTGGCGACCGTGATAAAACGAAACGACCGGAGATGACACAGGAAGCTTTAGCCGCCAGCGATAAGGTGATTTTAACTTCGGATAATCCACGAAGCGAAGATCCGGAGGCGATTATAAAAGATATGGAAGCCGGCGTTGAGCCGCAATATAAAAATAAAGTAGTGTCGATAGTTAGCCGCCGCGATGCCATTAAAACGGCGGTGATGCTGGCCCAACCGGGCGATATTATTCTTATTGCCGGAAAAGGGCACGAAGACTACCAGGAAGTAAATGGTGTAAAACATCATTTCGACGACAGAGAAGAAGTAAGAAACTGTTTTGGACTAAAAAATTAA